The genomic stretch TCCTCTTGGGGATGACAACTCCATCTCTTCTATAAGGATGGCAACACTTGCTCATGGTGCGACAGGCAAAGTCTTAGCTTGAGCAAGCTATTCAGAGCTAGAGCAGCATCTGCCATGGCGTTTGCAGTGTCAGATGAACTACTGGGCACGTTCGTCCCCATCGCCGTGTACTGGATCTACTCTGGAATCTATGTCTTGCTGGGTGATCTAGAGAAGTATCGGCTGCACACCAAGGCCGAGGAGAACGTGAAGAACATCGTCTCCAAATCGACCGTCATCAAAGGCGTCCTGGTTCAGCAGGCTTTCCAGATCTctgtttcccttctcctcttcgctGTAATCACTCCTCCCTTCCTTTCCCTTTCGAGCACAAATGGAGTTCTTGTGTATGAAGTGCATCGATCAATCCTTAGCTCCGTGCATGCAGGTCATAAGCGACGGCAACGGGATCGCCAAGCCACAACCCTCCTTCCTCGCCATCATCGTCCAATTCCTGGTCGCCATGTTCGTGCTCGATACATGGCAGTACTTCATGCACAGGTACATGCACATCAACAAGTTCCTGTACAAGCACATCCACTCCAAGCACCACACTCTCGTCGTCCCCTACGCCTTCGGAGCGCTCTTCAACCATCCACTGGAAGGCCTTCTGCTGGACACCGTCGGCGGAGCTCTCGCCTTCCTCGTCTCAGGCATGACACCCCGAAcaggcatcttcttcttctccttcgccaCCATCAAGACCGTCGACGACCACTGCGGGCTGTGGCTCCCGGGGAACCCTCTCCATGCGCTCTTCAGCAACAACAGCGCTTACCATGACGTCCACCACCAACTCTATGGCAGCAAGTACAACTTCTCGCAGCCGTTCTTCGTTATGTGGGACAGGATTCTGGGCACCTACATGCCCTACTCGCTcgagaagaggaaggagggagGGTTGGAAGCTCGACCAATCAAACACAAGAGCTGAGAAATTGTTTCTTGTTTTCTCACAACAGACGGCAAATAATCGATGTTTCTTATGATACTTTAGTTGAATTCCCAATCACATTGTAATACGCTTACAATTGctcacagaaattttctctctttTGGTCTTATATTGATCTCAATCAGCCGCCCATGCGAGACTAAGAACCGCAGCAGCGTTGTGGCTGCCATTGATTCAAGCTGAATCATCTGCCACATTGTCCCGTACGTGGCGTAATTCTACTGGTCAACCTCATTGTGGATACCACTAAAGAGTTGGTGCGCACCGCAGTATCAGTGTTATGATTGGTTGTTTCCGAAGAACCGTAACCTGAGTCGTTCGCGGAATCGACTCGTCGAAAGCAACGGCCGCGGGGACGAACGGATCGGGTCGCGTTTACCAACATCCGCACCCGCGACTATCTCCGATTACCTTCACCTTGCGTAGTCTAACCTCCGACCGTCTCCCGCTAAATCTTTTGTCCTGTTTCACCCTCTCGGATGTTTAAATCGGGGTAAATTTAGGGAGGGTGACGAGATCTTACAATTTAGACGGCCACACTGCCGATTTCTCTTTAGGTCTCGAGGCCCGCcggtgactctctctctctctctctctccttcgacGCTTTCGGAATCGGGGTTAGGGTTTTAGTGGGGTGAGTCCATGGACTTGGGGAGCGGCAGAGGAGCATAAgtcggaggtggaggaggaggcctCCGATCACATCGATGGCGAGCTCGTGCTCTCCATCGAGATGGTAACGAGCTTTCCATTCTCCTTTGCTTTCGGACATGATTTTGTTTTACTACTTGATCCAAAGATTCTATCGCATTTCGCTTAATCTAATGGTGTTAGCATAAGACTGCTGGAAACCTGAGCTGATTCTTCTTGATTGTGGATGGAAGTCGTCGGTTCGTTAATGGAAAGTGTTATTCTTTGTCGTCTCGTTTGTTCTATCGTCTTCTATCTTGACAGACATATTCCTTCTTTGACAATGGGACAACTACCATAATTGGTACAATAACAAAGTGGAAGGAGGGAGTGGTAAGGGCATTCTGGAGTTATCTTTCTGGATTACTTCTTCCCTTGTTGTGTCTTATAGTTCTGCCTgttttattttaagaatattgcAAGTGGTGTTGCTCACAAAAAAAGGAAGGGGGTAAGAGACCCTTAGCTGTAGAAAGGTTAGTTTTGTGCCTCAGTATCTTGTATGTTAGTCCATTGGAATATCATGCTACTTATATCAACTAATTTGTTATTGGTTTAGTTGCTAAGTTTCTTTCCCAGTAATTGGGCATGCAACCAATTTGCACATCTTGTAAGACACTTATACATTGCACATCTTGTTTGCCATCATTCCATGATGCAGATATGTTTTTGTTCGATAGTTAATTAACTTGAACAAAAAGGGTTGTGTACATAGTGTTGTTGCTTGAATACAAGCAGTATCTTATTTCGTGTAAGTAGCTTAACATGGAACAAAGCATAGTTCTTGATAAGCTACTGATGTACTTGGTGCTACCACAATCCATTAACATAGTGAGCATGTGCTCTGATAAATGATTTGGTTGGATTTATTTTGTTCTTATCATCTTCACACTTTCTAATTCAACATGTAAAGATAGTTAGTTATCCGCTCTGGTTTTTTTGATAATTGCTTATGATCTTGTCAGTTTTTTACTTTTGGGATTTACTTATccactctcccattttgtgaagcaGTTTCTATGCCTGGTTCACTGAAACCCAACAGAAAAAACTTTCAGAGGGGTTCTTTGATGTGGTGAATTTTCAGCAATTGTCATAGACTCAATCATTTGCTTGTTTCATGAAATGAAATTTTTATTGAGGCATGGCTATATGAAATTATCacaacaatttttcttcttgtatACATGCAGGTGGCTGGGattataaaagaaaatttatgatCTGATCCCTTGAAATGCTTCAACAATGTTAGTCTTGTTTCTTAAATTCTCTTCTTTTCCATCATATTATTATCTCTTAACATTCTACAGCTACTGCTTTTACTTGGCATCATGAAAAACGGGGGAAAGAAAGACAAACCATGCAATGGCTAGCCACATTTGTTGGTGCAGGAAGCTGATGAGGAAGATTTTGATGTAGATGAAAATGATGAGGTAGTTCTCTCTCCTGTGAACCATGGTATGGCTAGCCACATTTGATGCTTCAAATTTCTCTATTTTGGAAAGCTTAATGGTTGCTGAACTATGGCTATCTACATTTAGATAAATGTTCTATACGAGGCATTTGACTACGAAGAAATTTTCTGATGGTAGGCTATAGTTGCTTGATCTTCACTAATTATCAGCCACGATGATGATGCCGGTGTATGGTTAATGCTTATTGTCATGCTCTAGATCTAGAGGTTGTGATAATTTCGTCCTGATTCTTGTCTCGAGTGGATTACACCATAAGCTGGCTGATGGCACAAAGGCCACGAGTTTTTTTGAAATGAAATGCTTTTAAGTATATTGTTTTTGTCTATTCAAGCAATCAAGAAAATTCCTTTTTTCCTGCTAAAATCCTGGACAGCTGAACACATAGATACTATGAGTGACTAACACCATATCATGTTTCTTTGCTTGTGTAGGCTTTTAGTTAAATTTGATGCAGATGAAGGGTTATCACTCATTTGCTTATTATGTTTGTTTATGTTGTTCTTTTACCACCACTGGATCATAGATTCTTTGATGATCTATTTGCCATAGAGGAATGGAACTCGACAAGCCAAAAGGTGAAGGTGAACTTTGGCTGCTTAGATTTTATGAACGGCTGGAGAAGGGCCAGAACACATCTTTTGCATCGACCTTGTTCTTTTCCTTATCGAATCTAAATCTAAATTATTGCCTGGCCTAAACTAGTAAGTCTTTGGTCACCTCTCTATGCTAGCTTTTCTGTTTCTTCTCTTCTGTAGATCACTTTGGTGATACCAAGATATTCTTGATCTGTTACACTCTTCTTATTATGGTGATCAACTTCTTCGTGGCCGATTCCAATACATTCCTCTTCTTAACCTGTTTCGCACGTGCATAGATTATTACTACAGCCCTTTTCCATGTGAAGAACTACTACGCCAATGGGGTACGTTTCGGCTCCCTTTTCTATGTTCAACTAATGTAGGGGGCAAGGGGTATTGTCTGCttcttcatgcataatttcatcctCATGATTCTGATCCAACCTGACTTCAATCTACGAAGCGTCCCCTTTGGATAAAAGAAGAATGTGGAGTCGTGTGGTCTTTGGAGGCtaactttttccttttctttctctgcagaagaagaagagaacgTGAAGTCTCAGAACTCTCATCAGCTCATAAATCAGACCATTTGGTGCACATCCAGGTCATGTCTCTCCTCCATGCCCCAAACTCGTCCTCTTCACACCTCGTACATCGTGCGTACGGCCAACCGATCCATGAAGGGCGTCACCGATCGATTCATTGATGCAGAGACAAGCCGACCGTGACACGGAGAAAGCGCACCAGCATCGTCACCGTGACGACCCATGGCACAGCCTGCTGTACATTGTACTTCGTTCGAAGTATTCTGAGGTCTTGCTGTTCAAACGTACGGGGCTGCAAAGTCAGAGATGACACCATCCACCGTACCATGTGGATCTACCAGAAGACATTccatggaaaaagatgtctttctATGTACCATTAGAATGAACAGAATCATGGAAGCTACTTTGTGCTCTCTTTTTCTTGGCTTACTTAGGATGGTCAAATGGCCTACTCAAGACTGCTTTGTGCTCTCGTTGGGGGCAAAAGATAGCATTTAGAGTTCCCGATTAGAAGGGGTTTCTGATGCTAGACATCAAATGCGAGCTGATGAAGGTATTTGTGTGTCTTCCAGGAACATGGTTTGTGCATTTTTGCTAGTTATTAGCCAGATGTAAACTAAATCAAGTGGATCTTCTAATCCTTCTTTACCATGTATTTCTATTTCCACCAATAATCTTAAAGATTTGATTCCTAATTGCATATCCGATTTGCTAATTGCTCTGCTATCATTTCGAGTCTGCAGATGGCTCATCAGGCAGAAAAATAAAGTTGATCCAGGAAAGTCCAACAAGAGCAGGATGAGGCAAGAAGAATTGCTTCTCACCTCTGTGGAACCATGTGAAATGAAGCACAAATTATGGATGAAAAATAAGATACATATGCACAGGACAAAAAATAAAGCTTAAGATCACAAGATCACAGCATGTTGTTCATCATTTAAGGATATAGAAAGGAATACCAGCAACAACCCATTACTTCATCTTTTCGATCGATCTCTAAGAATAATTAGCACCAATTTTCCAGTCATAAAAAGCCTAGATCCCGAGACCACATATCGATCGGCAAAAACAAGACAGGTAAAAGGGTCCTGAATGCAACCATCTCAATCTAAGATAAAATGCACT from Musa acuminata AAA Group cultivar baxijiao chromosome BXJ1-3, Cavendish_Baxijiao_AAA, whole genome shotgun sequence encodes the following:
- the LOC103977197 gene encoding sphinganine C4-monooxygenase 2-like gives rise to the protein MAFAVSDELLGTFVPIAVYWIYSGIYVLLGDLEKYRLHTKAEENVKNIVSKSTVIKGVLVQQAFQISVSLLLFAVISDGNGIAKPQPSFLAIIVQFLVAMFVLDTWQYFMHRYMHINKFLYKHIHSKHHTLVVPYAFGALFNHPLEGLLLDTVGGALAFLVSGMTPRTGIFFFSFATIKTVDDHCGLWLPGNPLHALFSNNSAYHDVHHQLYGSKYNFSQPFFVMWDRILGTYMPYSLEKRKEGGLEARPIKHKS